DNA from Dehalococcoidia bacterium:
GGTCGGGAATAGCCCCGTAGAAGTCCACGCAGGCGCTCACCCCCGCCGAACGCAGGGCCGTCAGCAGCGCCAGCCCCCCGCCCATGCAGAACCCCACCACCCCCACCTTCCCATTACACCCCTCCAAACCCTTCAAATAGTTCACCCCCGAGATAATCTCCCGCACCGCTCGCTCCATGTTCAGAGCCATCATCAGCTTCTCCGCCTCCGAAGGCTCCTTGGCAATTTTGCCGTGGTACAGGTCGGGAGCCAGGGCAATGAACCCCTCCCCTGCGAAGCGGCGGGCAACATCCTGTATGTGCGGCTCCAATCCCCACCACTCCTGTATCACCACCACTCCCGGGTATGTGCCGGGCTCCGCCGGCTGGGCCAGGTAGGCCGGGGTCTTGCTCCCATTGTGGGGATACTGCACCTGGCGGGCACGCACACGCACGGGCATACACTCCTCCCCAAGAAATGGGTGTGCCTCTTTCGCCCTGCCATCTTACCAGAAGGCGTCCACACGGTGCAACCGCATGCGCTAGGGAGCTACTGCCGGAAGGTCGGGGACGAAGCCAGGGGAGTTGGGTACATCCCGCCCCAGCGGACCCCTTCACGGGGGAGTATACTGTCCCTGGCAGGAGCATTCCTCTTCCCGAGGCTGGCTATGCACGAATGGGAAAAGGCTGTTTTAGAAGCGGTGCAGTGCCTGCGAGCCTCCCGGTATGTGGTGGCGTTGGTGGGGGCAGGGCTTTCCCGCGAAAGCGGGATTCCCACCTTTCGGGGGCCCGACGGGCTGTGGACGCGTTATGGTGAGCCACCCATGGATGGTTACCAGCGCTTCCTGCGAGACCCCCGCGCCTACTGGGAGGAGCAGATGCGCCCCGACACGGAAGGCCCCCGCGCCGAACTGGCCCGCGCCATCGCCCAGGCCAAGCCCAACCCCGGCCACTTCGCCCTCGTAGCCTTGGAGCGCATGGGCATCCTGCGGTGCACCATCACCCAAAATGTGGACAACCTCCATCGGGAGGCAGGAAGCCAGCGCCTCATTGAAATCCACGGCAACCGCACCTTCCTGCGCTGCATCGGGTGTGGCCTGCGGGTTCCGCGCAAGGAGTTCGTTATCAAGGAGATTCCGCCCCCCTGCCCCGAGTGCGGGGGGCTAATCAAGGGGGATGGGGTCATGTTCGGAGAACCCATCCCCCGGGCGTGGCTTGAGGCCTGCTACGAGGAGACGGCCCAGTGCGACTGCATGCTCCTGGTAGGCACTTCGGGCACCGTGTATCCGGCGGCGGGCTTCCCTCAGATGGTCAAGATGCAGGGGGGACGCCTCATCGAGATCAATCCCCTCCAGACGCACCTGACACCGTTGTGCGACGTGGTAGTGCGTGCTTCGGCAGCCGTGGCCCTGCCCCGCCTGGTGGAGATGCTGTCGGCAAGCCCCGAGGGGCCATCTACAGGGATGCGGGGTTGACCCCCCTTCACGGGTAAGATACACTAGTGGAGCCAAAAGGCCCACACAGGGGAAAGGCGATGACCACCGAAACCGAACGCCTCGCCCGTTTGGAAGCCCTTCTGGAAAAGGTGCGCGACCGCCTGGAGCGCTTTGAGACCCGGCTGGATCGCCTAGAGGCGCGTCAGGACTCCCAGTTCCGCTGGCTGATGGGCGTGATGCTGGGGATGTGGGTTACCGTGATCGCCGCCGTCCTGGGCGCTCTGCTGACCCGCTAGACCTTCAACACCACCTTCACCACCCCCTCCGCCCGACGGGCATACAGGTCGTAGGCGCGGGGGGCGTCCTCTAACCCCATGCGGTGGGTGATGATCCACGCCGGGTCGGCAAACCCCCGTCTCCGCAACTCCACCGCTAACTTGATAAAACGGGTCGGGTCCTCGCTGGTGGCGCTCACGGTAGCCAGCAGGGTCAACTGTTTGCGCAAGACCTCAAAGTAATGCAGGTGCACCCGGTCCTCCTCGGGGATGCCGAACAGCACCACCGTGCCATACACCCGAGCCACCTGAAGAGCCGTGTCTATGGCCTCCGGCTCCCCCGAGGCCTCCACCACCAAGTCCCCGCCTCGTCCCTGGGTGGCCTCCAGAAGGGCTTTCACTGCATCCTGCCGGTGGGGGTTGAGGGTCAGGTGCGCCCCCAGGCGACGCGCCAGCGCCAAGCGCTCCTCCAAGGGGTCCACAACAGCAACGAAATCCGCCCCCATCCGGAGCAGGCTCATGGTGAACAGCAGGCCGATGGCCCCCTGTCCGACCACTACCACCTGCTTCCCCAGCACCGACCCCACCCGCTCGAGCGCATAAAGCACCGTCCCCCACGGCTGACACATCAGCCACTCGCCCGCGTCCCCCTCGGGGGGCAAAGCGATGAGCATGGAGGGGCTGCCCACCACATATTCGGCCCCTCCGTTCATGTTCAGAGCCGGCAGCAGGATGACCCTCTGCCCCTCTTTCCAACCGTCGGCACGGCTTTCCACAATGGTGCCGGCGCACTCGTGGCAGGGCACCCCCGCCTCCAACGGGTACGCCGGCTGGGGATGCCGATAGCGCCGCATGTCCGTCCCGCAGATGGAGAGGGCCTCCATGCGCACCAGCACCTGCCCGGGGCCGGGCGCAGGGATGGGCACATCGACCAGGCGCATGCGTTGGGGGGCGATGACCTGGATGGCCTTCATAGCCTTCCCTCCGCAGTGCTAGCGTTGGCGGGCGCGCAGTTCCTCCCACACCGCAGACGGTGTCAAGCCCACGCTCGCCAGAAGCACAAGGAGATGATACAGCAGGTCGGCAGCCTCACGGGCCACGGCCTCTTTCTGCCCCTGCGCGGCCGATAAAGCCGTCTCCCCAGCCTCTTCTATCACCTTCTGGGCGATGCGGGCCGTCCCCTCTTGCAGAAGACGCGCCGTGTAACTGTCCGGGGGCATATCCCTCTGCCGCTGGCGGATGGTGGCGAAAAGGTCCTCCAAGACCCCGCTCCCGGCGGGGGGGCGCTCAAAGGTTGGCAGGGCCTCCACCGGCGTGAAGAAGCACGCAGGCTGGCCTGTGTGGCACACCTGGGGGCCTGTCGGCTCCACCTGCAGGAGCAGGGTATCCCCGTCGCAGTCGGCCCACACCCTCCGCACCTTCAGATAAGTCCCCGACACCTCCCCCTTGTGCCAGAGGTCCGCACGGGAACGGCTGTAGAACCAGGCGTCGCCCCCCTCCAGGGTGCGCTTCAGAGCCCCGGGGCTCATCCATCCCAGCATCAGCACCTGGCCCGTGCGGGCGTCCTGGGCGATAGCGGGAATGAGCCCCCGTTCGTCCAGTTTCAAAGTCGGCATAGGACCTCCAGTGCACAATAGGCTGCCACATCGGCCAAAGAGTAGGCCTGGGCATCGGGCGGAAGCAGACCCTGCGGCACCTCGGCCTTCGCCCAGTTCAGCCACAGGGTCCGTAAGCCCACCCGTTTAGCCCCTTGAATATCCTCCTCTAGGGAATCCCCTACGAACAACACCTCCCGGGGTGTCAGCCCCAGCCAGGCCAGGGCGACCTGAAAGGGGCGGGGGTGGGGCTTATAGGCCCGCGCCTCCTCCGAGCAGAGAGCAATGTCCACCGGAAAGACCTGGCGGGCCAGCAGGGGGTAGAAAAAGTCCACATCGGCATTGGAGAGGATGCCCAGGCGCACCCGCCCCCGTAACGACTGGAGCAGGGGCATCGCCTCGGGAAACGCCTCCCGACACCCCATCGCACGGATGCACAGGTCGGCTGCTTCGGCAGGGTTGCCCTGCACCCCCACCTCGGCGAAAACCCTTTCAAAGCAGAGCGTCCAGGTGACGCGGTAGGTCTTATAGGGAGGGGAGGCGTCCGGTTGGGCTAGATTCACCCGCCGGCGGCGCTCCTCCACCTCCACCGCCTGCCACCGCGCCCACATCTGGGCCGGATCCAGGGGGATACCCTGCAGACGGCATATCTCCTCAAAAGTCTGCACCCACTGGCGCGCCTCGTTGCGGACGAGGGTGTTATACAAGTCAAACAAAATGGCTTTGACAGCCATGGATCCCACTTGCAATGTCTTTAGGGGGAATTATACGCCACCCCTGCGGAAGGGCAGGGATGCTGACCTGCTCCCCTGAAGCGATGGCGGAGAACCCCGCCCAGGACCACAACCCCCACTCACACCCCTCCCAAGACCTTGCCCAAATATCCCCCCGCTCTAGGCGAACCCCCGACTTTAGCCTATCATGGAAAGTAACGGGCCAATGAACACCCAGCCCCTCGCCGTCCTGGTGGATTTTGACGAAACGGCGGCCGAGCAGAATGTGGCCGAACTGCTCCTCACCGCCTTCTGCCAGGGCGACTGGCGCTCCCTGCGGGAGGCCTTCCGCGCCGGGCGCTTAACCCTGCGGGAGTATCAGGAGCGCGCCTTCGCAGCGGTTTCGGCCCCCGTGGAGGCGATGGCCCGCTATGTGCAGGAGCACGCCCGCCTGCGCCACGGCTTCCCCGACCTGGCCCGCTTCTGTTACCAGAACCATATCCCCCTGGCTATCGTAACCAACGGCCTGCAGTTTTATGTGGAGGCCCTGCTGGGGCGCTACGGCGTCCTCCCTTATGTAACCATCCACGCCGTCCAGGTGCGTTTCACAGCGCACGGCCCCGTCTATACCTACCCCTGGGCCACCCCCTACTGCTGGGAGTGGGGCAACTGCAAGTGTCGGGTGGTAGATATCTACCGCCAGCAAAGGCACCGTATCCTCTATGTGGGGGACAGTTCCGGCTCCGACCTTTGCCCCGCCGCACGGAGCGACATCCTGTTCGCCCACAAGTCCCTGCTAGAGTACTGCCAGCTGGCGGCAATCCCCGCCCATCCTCTGCGGGACTTCACCGATGTGCTGAAGGTTGTGCAGGCGTCGTCTGTGCAGGAGGCCCACCGTGCTTGAGCGCTACACCCGCCCCCCCATGAAACGCCTCTGGTCGGAGGAACACAAATACGACCTGTGGCTGAAGGTGGAAATTGCCGTGTGCGAGGCGTGGGCCGAGGAGGGGGTCATCCCCCCAGAGGATATGGAGAAACTGCGCCACGCCCGCTACAACATGGCCCGCCTGCAGGACATTTTCCAGCGCACCCGCCACGATGTGACGGCCTTTTTGCGCTCGGTTACCGAAACCCTGGGGCCCGAGGGGCGCTGGCTCCACCTGGGCCTCACCTCCAACGATGTGATCGACACCGCCCAAGCCCTCCAACTGGCGGAGGCCTGCGACATCCTGGACGCCGACCTCGCCGCTTTGGAAGAGGTGTTGCGGGAGCGGGCGATAGAGTTCCGCGATACCCTGATGATAGGGCGCACGCACGGCGTCCACGCCGAACCCATTACCTTTGGCCTGAAACTGGCCACCTGGTGGGACGAGGTGCGCCGCCAGCGCCGGCGTCTAGCCCAGGCGCGGGAGGAGGTGGCGGTGGGCAAAATCTCGGGGGCGGTAGGCACCCATGCGACCGTGCCCCCCTCCATTGAGGAGCGGGTGTGTCGCCTGCTGGGCCTGCGCCCCGAACCCTTCTCCAGCCAGGTGGTGCACCGCGACCGCCACGCCCGCCTGCTCACCACCCTGGCCCTTATCGCCTCATCCCTGGAGCGCTTCGCCACCGAAATCCGCCACCTCCAGCGCACCGAGGTGCGGGAGGTGGAGGAGCCTTTCGGGGAGGGGCAAACCGGCTCCTCGGCTATGCCCCACAAGCGCAACCCCGAGTTATCGGAGCGGGTGTGTGGGCTGGCCCGCCTGCTGCGGGGCTATGCCGTAACCGGCTTGGAGAATGTGGCCCTCTGGCACGAGCGAGATATCTCCAACTCGGCCCCCGAGCGCATCACCCTACCCGAGGCCACCACCTATTTGGACTACGCCATAGACCTGTTCACCTTCATCGTGCGGGGGATGCGGGTGTTCCCCCAGCGCATGCGGGACAACCTGGAGCTGACGCGGGGGCTGGTGTTCTCCCAACGGGTGATGCTGGCCCTCGTGGAGAAGGGGATGCGCCGGGAGGAGGCCTACGACCTCGTCCAACGCCACGCCATGCGCTGTTGGGACGAGGGGCTGGACTTCCGCACCCTGGTGCGCACTGACCCCCGGGTGCAGGCGCTCCTGTCCCCCGCCGACCTGGACGGGCTGTTTGACTACGGCTACTACACCCGCTACATTGGGGAGAAGTTCCGCCGGGCGGGGTTGGGGTAAGTGTCAGTAGACAAAGAGGGTAACATCACAAATGTCCCCAAAAGGCGAGACACCCCATCCGGGCAGGCGCAATCTGGCCCCGAGGGCACGGAGAGTGCCCATCGCACAACAAAGGGGAAGCGTTCTGTTCCCCGTGCTCATGCAGGATCGGGCATTGCAAGGGCACGCGCAAGGGTGAGGTGTCGAGGCCATCACCTCTACTATGATGTCTATTGAGGAGGGCAGACGCTATGACCACCACCATCTGGCAGACCAACCTCCCCAACCTGCTTTATCGGGGCAAGGTGCGGGACACCTACGACCTGGGCAAGGGCATCCTGCTCATGGTCGCCACCGACCGCATCTCCGCCTTTGACGTGGTGCTTCCTACTGCTATACCCGAAAAGGGTGTGGTGCTGGCCAAACTGTCGGCCTTCTGGTTCCGCCAGACGGCCCACCTGTTCCCCAATCACTTCCTGGCCATGGCCGACGAGCCCGAGGCCGTGCGCATCGCCCCCCAGGTCGCCGACCTGCCTCCCGAGATACGCCGGCGTGCCATGTTGGTGCGCCGCGCCAAGCGGGTGGATGTGGAGGCCGTGGTGCGGGGCTACCTGGCCGGCTCCGCCTGGGCCGAATACCGCTCCCAGGGCACCGTGCACGGCCAGCCCATGCCCAAAGGCCTGCGGGAGGGGGAACGCCTCCCCCAACCCCTCTTCACCCCCACCACCAAAGCCACCACCGGCCACGACCAGCCCCTCTCCTTCGCCCAGGTGGTGCAGATGGTCGGCCAATCCCTGGCCGAGCGCATACGGGATGCCACCATCCAGGTCTACTCCTATGCCCACCAGTGGGCACTGCAAAAGGGCATCATCATCGCCGACACCAAGATGGAGTTCGGCCTGGTGGACGGGCAACTGATTCTGATTGACGAGCTCCTCACCCCCGACTCCAGCCGCTTCTGGGATGCGGCGGGCTACCAGCCTGGCAAAAGCCTCCCCAACTTTGACAAGCAGTTCGTGCGGGACTGGCTGACCCAGTCGGGGTGGAATAAGGAGCCCCCCGCTCCTGCCCTCCCCCCCGACATCGTGGAGAAGACCCGCCAGCGCTACCTGGAAGCCTACCGCCGCCTCACGGGGAAGGAGTTGTAAGGAGGAAGGGGGCTGTGCCCTTGTGGAGGCGACCCCAGGCCGAACCCCTGGGCCCCACCCCGCGCCAACGCCGACGGATGGAGCGCACCCAGCGGAAGGCCCAGCGCCGTTTCCGCAGGCGTCTGGTGCGGTGGGCTTTTGTGGCGGGGGTCTTCGTCGTGGGCTTTGCGGTCATCGCCTCCCTGCTCATCACATCCCTTCCGCCTCCCAGCCCGGCCGCCCCCGCCACCGAACCCCTCCCGACCCCTGAGCCCCTCCCCACGCCCACCCCCACACCCGTCCTCACCCCCGTGGGCACCGCCACCGCCCACAGCGAGGTGCGCCGTCTACCCGAGCAACCCAGTTACCCCCTGACGGTGGGCATCCGCAGTCCTGTGCCCTACACCACCGTGCCCCCCACCTCGGGCCCCTACTGGCCCGTGGGCGATGCCTGGGGCATCAAGAGCACCCCCAGGGAGGAGGAACTCCTGGTGCGCAACCTGCGGGTAGGGGGCGTCATCGCCTTCTATGACCCGGAGATCCTCCCCGCCGACCAGGTGGAGGCGCTACACAGCCTGTTTCGCCAGCAAAAGGATTTCCCCTGCTACCTGATCGTGACCCCCTACCCGCGCCCCATTGTGGACACCCAAACAGGCCTACGCTATCCCCTGGCCCTCACGGCTTGGACAGCCCTGCAATATCTGGTGCGGGTGGACGAGGAGGCCATCCAGAAGTTCCTTGACCAGTTCCGCAACCGCGGACCGGAGCGCATCACCTGCACACCCTAGCAATGGTTTACACTGGAAGAGAGGGGCTCATCCTGCGCCCAGCGCACACGCCCCCACTGCGGAGGGGAGCATGCCCATCTACCGCCTCACCCGCTATCCCAAAGAGGTAACCCTGCGCGACGGCACAACGGTCGTGCTCCGTCCCATGACCGCCCAGGACGGCCCCGCCCTTTTGGAGTTTTTCAAACGGGTGCCCGACGACGACCGGTACTACCTGAAGGAGGATGTAACGAGCCCGAAAGTCATCCAGCGGTGGTGCCAGGAGTTGGACTACGACCGCGCCCTGCCCCTATTGGCGGTGGTCAATGGACGCGTCGTGGCCGACGCCACTCTGCACCGCCGCCGGGCGGGGGCGCGTCGGCATGTGGGGGAAATCCGCCTCGTGGTCGACCCCGACTATCGGCAAAAGGGCCTGGGCACCGTCCTGATCCAGGAACTGTGTGCCATCGCCCACGACGCCGGCCTGGAGCGTATTACCTACGAGGCCGCTGCCGGTGCCCAGGAACTAGCTATTCAAACCGCCGAGCGCCTGGGATTCGTGCGGGTGGCCTCCCTCCCGGGGTATATCAAAGACCGAGACGGCAAACCCCACGACTTGGTCATCCTAGACCTGCCCTTGGGGAAATGGTATGAGTGGTGGCAGTTCTAACTGCAGGGCGTCCATCCCGCCCCTTGCCTACCCCATGCAGAACCCCCCGCATCGGAGGAACAATGCCCCTTCTCCAAACCATCCGCTATCAGCACATCCTGGTGCCCCTGGACGGGAGTGAAGTGGCCGCCCAGGCTGTCCCGCACGCCGCCGCCCTGGCCAAAGCCTTCGGGGCTGCCATCACCCTCTTCCACGTGGTGCCCCGGGAGGGTGTCCCCAGCCGTCCCCTCACCCAAAAGGAGCGGGAGGCCTTCGCCCAGATAGATACCTATATGCAACGCCTCAAGGGAGAACTGGAGGCGGCTGGGATTGAAACCCGCTGGGCCGTTACCGCCGGCGAACCGGCGGCGGAGATCGTCCGCTACGCCTACACCCATAATGTGGACGCCGTGGTCATGTCCACCCACGGCAAGGGGGGCACCTTCCAACGCCTCTACGGAAGCGTGGCGGATGCCGTCCTCGCCCGCCTCACTATCCCCGTCGTCCTCATCCGGCCCAAAGAAGCCCTGCGGGCTCACGTTTGAAAGGGGACAACCCCTTCTTATTACCGGCTACCGGCGGTGGGCGACGCCCACCGCCTCCTGCGCCGTCCTGAAGCCATAACGCCGTAGCGCCGTTACCAACTCCCCGGCGATGCGTTGGGGAGCGGTGGGATCTACCAGGCCGGCTGTGCCCACCCCAACCGCTGTCGCCCCCGCCATCAGGTATTCCAAGGCATCCTCCCCACAGGTAATGCCTCCGATGCCAATCAGGGGGATATCCACAGCGGCATAGGCCTGGTAGACCATCGCCAGAGCCACTGGCTTGAGGGCAGGGCCAGAGACACCCCCCGTCCCCCCGCCTAAGGCGGGGCGTCGCCCCTGGAGGTCTATGGCCAACCCCACCAGGGTGTTGGTGAGGGCCAGGGCGTCGGCCCCCGCCTGCTGGGCCGCCCGCGCTATGGGGATGATGTCATCCACCTGGGGAGAGAGTTTGACGATGAGGGGAAGGCTGGTAACCTCCTTCACCCGGCGCACCACCAGGGCCGTGGCCTCGGCGCTCTGAGCAAAGGCCAACCCCCCCTCCACATTGGGGCAGGACAGGTTCAGCTCCAAGCCAGCGATGCCCTTGTGCCCCTCGGCGCGTCGGGCTAACTGGGCGAACTCCTCCACCCGCTCCCCGGCAATACTCACGATCACAGGGATAGGCCACGTGGCCCACTGGGAGGGGTAGCGCTCCAGCACGGCGTCAATCCCCGGGTTCTCCAAGCCGATGGAGTTGAGCATCCAGCCGTGGCCATGGACGATGCGCGGCGTGGGATTGCCCCTGCGGGGATGCAGGGTAGTGGTCTTCACCACCACGGCTCCCAGGTGGTGCAGGCGCACCGTGCGGGGTAGACCACCCCCATACCCATCGGTGCCAAAGGTGCCCGACGCCCATAGGACAGGGCTTTTCAGGCGCAGGCCGCGGGGATGGCGGGGGGCCAGGTCAACGGTCAAATCCACGGGACGCTCCTGGGGGTATTGTGCCCCAAATGCAAGGGCATGGCAAGGGAAAGCCTCCTGGGAGGCGTGTCGGCCTTGAAGGGGGCATTACCCCCTGGCGCGTAGGTTCACGGTGCGCACACTGGGGACGGCCAACGCTATAGCAAGGGTGCACACCACTACCGCCCCCCCCATCAGAGCCACGGCGGTGGGTGCGCCCCAGGCGTGGGCCAGCGCCCCCGCCAGGATGCTCCCTATCGGCACCAGCCCCCTGTCTAACAGGTAAATGCTCATAATGCGTCCCCGCAGGTGGTCGGGGGCCAGCATCTGGAGGGCGGTTTGAGTCTGGGTGGTGTAGACCGTGCGGAACAAGCCCGTCAGAAAAGCCATGCCCACCGCCATCGCCAACCATGGGGACAGGGAGAACAGGACAAGGCTGACGCCCAAGAGGGCCGAAGCCCCCAGCAGATACACCCCCCGCGCCTGGCCCTCTCCCAGGGAGGCCACCCCAATCGCCCCCACGAGGGCCCCCACCCCCACGCCAGCCAACATCAGCCCCTGCCCGCTGGCCCCCACCCCCAAGATGTCCACCGCAAACACGGGCAGAAGGGAGGTGAAAGGCATCCCCAGCATCAGGGGCACAACCCCCAGCAACACCAGCGCCAAAATAAGGCGATGCGTCCACAGATAGGCGAACACCTCACCGAGATTGCCCAGGAAGGAGGCCTGACGGCTGGCGCGCTGGCGTGCCTCCTCCCGTTCCTGGGGCACACGCATCTGCACCGTCCACACCGTCGCCACAGCATACAATCCCGCCTGCAGCACGTAACTCCCCGCCACCCCGACAAGGGCGATAACCACTCCAGCAAGGGCTGGCCCCACACTGCGGGCCAGATTAAAGGCGGCCGAGTTGAGGCCGATGGCGTTCATCAGATTCTCCCGCCCCACAAGGTCGCTCAGGAGCGACTGGCGCGCAGGTTGCTGAAAAGCCTGCACCGTGCCCGCCAGGAACCCCGTCAGGTACACATGCCAGGGCTGAATGCGCTGGGTAGCCACCAGGAGGGCCAGCACAAGGTTCAGAAGGCAGTTCGTCCCCTGGGAGAGGAGGAGTTGGGCCTTCCGCCCGTAGCGGTCGGCCACCACCCCGGCTACCACCCCAAAGATGAGGGTGGGCAAGCCCCGCACCGCCATCACCAAACCCAGGTCCAGGGCCGAGCGGGTCAGGCTATACATCAGCCACCCCCGTGCCACCTGGTCCATCCAGAGGCCCAGGGAGGTGCTCACCAGCCCCAGCCACAGGTAGCGGTAGTCCCGAATGGCCAGGGAGGCAAAGGTCCGCACGGGGAAGCGCCGCGCACGCCAGGGGGAGGGAGTCTGCCCGTCCTGACGCACCGTCCGCATACTGTCGTCTGCTGTCCGCGGGGGTCAAGCCTTAGGGCTTGGGCGGGGTGTCGCCGTCCACGCTTTCGGCCAACACCTCCAGCAGGTCGCGCGCCTTCTTCTGGTCGGCCACCCCCTTGGCGCTAATGCCCTCGGTGAACATCTGCAGGCAGAAGGGGCAGGAGACGCCCACCGTTTCGGCCCCCGTCGCCAAGAAGTGGTCGGTGCGGAGGCGGTTGACCCGCTGGCCCGTCTCCTCCATCCACATGCGCCCCCCGCCTGCACCACAGCAGAAGCCCCGCTCCCGACAGCGGGGTTCCATCTCCACCAAGCGCACCCCCGGAATGGCACGCGCGATCTCCCGCGGCTCCTCGTAAATCCCGTTGTGGCGTCCCAGGTAGCACGAGTCGTGGTAGGCCAGGGTGGTGGGGACGGGCTTGACGGGGCGCAGTTTCCCCTGCCGAATGAGGGCGGCCACAAAGGTGGTATAGTGCACCACCTCGCCCTGCCAGCCCAGTTGGGGATACTCGTTGCGCAGGGTGTTGAAGCAGTGGGGACACAGGGTGAGGATGGTCTTCACCCCGTAGCGCTGGAAGGTCTGGATGTTCTGCTGGGCCAGGGTCTGGAACAGATACTCGTTGCCCATCCGGCGGGCGGGGTCGCCCGTGCACACCTCCTCATCCCCCAGGATGGCGAAGCGCACCCCCGCCCGCTGCAGCAGGCGGGCAGCGGCGCGGGCCATCCCCTGACTGCGCTGTTCCAATGCCGCCGTACACCCCACCCACAGAAGCACATCGGCCTCGGGATCCTCGGCCAAAGTCTTCACCCCCAGACCCTTGGCCCAATCGGTGCGGGTGAAGGAGGTGCCCCGCCAGGGATGCCCCCGCGTCTCCATGCTTTGGAGAGCCTGCAAAGCCGTCCCCGGAATGGACGACTCCTCCAGCACCAGGTAACGGCGCATGTCCACGATGTGGTCAATGTGCTCAATAAACACGGGGCACGCCTCCATACACGCCCGGCAGGTGGTGCACGACCAGATGACCTCCTCGGTTACGGCGTCCTGCACCATACGGCGCGCTGGAGG
Protein-coding regions in this window:
- a CDS encoding universal stress protein, translating into MPLLQTIRYQHILVPLDGSEVAAQAVPHAAALAKAFGAAITLFHVVPREGVPSRPLTQKEREAFAQIDTYMQRLKGELEAAGIETRWAVTAGEPAAEIVRYAYTHNVDAVVMSTHGKGGTFQRLYGSVADAVLARLTIPVVLIRPKEALRAHV
- a CDS encoding dihydroorotate dehydrogenase, which produces MDLTVDLAPRHPRGLRLKSPVLWASGTFGTDGYGGGLPRTVRLHHLGAVVVKTTTLHPRRGNPTPRIVHGHGWMLNSIGLENPGIDAVLERYPSQWATWPIPVIVSIAGERVEEFAQLARRAEGHKGIAGLELNLSCPNVEGGLAFAQSAEATALVVRRVKEVTSLPLIVKLSPQVDDIIPIARAAQQAGADALALTNTLVGLAIDLQGRRPALGGGTGGVSGPALKPVALAMVYQAYAAVDIPLIGIGGITCGEDALEYLMAGATAVGVGTAGLVDPTAPQRIAGELVTALRRYGFRTAQEAVGVAHRR
- a CDS encoding MFS transporter, coding for MRTVRQDGQTPSPWRARRFPVRTFASLAIRDYRYLWLGLVSTSLGLWMDQVARGWLMYSLTRSALDLGLVMAVRGLPTLIFGVVAGVVADRYGRKAQLLLSQGTNCLLNLVLALLVATQRIQPWHVYLTGFLAGTVQAFQQPARQSLLSDLVGRENLMNAIGLNSAAFNLARSVGPALAGVVIALVGVAGSYVLQAGLYAVATVWTVQMRVPQEREEARQRASRQASFLGNLGEVFAYLWTHRLILALVLLGVVPLMLGMPFTSLLPVFAVDILGVGASGQGLMLAGVGVGALVGAIGVASLGEGQARGVYLLGASALLGVSLVLFSLSPWLAMAVGMAFLTGLFRTVYTTQTQTALQMLAPDHLRGRIMSIYLLDRGLVPIGSILAGALAHAWGAPTAVALMGGAVVVCTLAIALAVPSVRTVNLRARG